Proteins from one Juglans microcarpa x Juglans regia isolate MS1-56 chromosome 1S, Jm3101_v1.0, whole genome shotgun sequence genomic window:
- the LOC121246449 gene encoding GDSL esterase/lipase CPRD49-like — protein sequence MAGPARPQFVLFGSSIVQMCFGHGGWGAALAEIYARKADIVLRGYFGWNSRRALQVLDQVFPKDAALQPSLVIVYFGGNDSMGPHSSGLGPHVPLPEYIENMRKIVTHLQSLSKQTRIIVLSSPPVNEAKIRENKSEFVSEVVRTNELCQSYSEACIELCQEMSVKVVDLFTALQKRDDWMEACFTDGIHLSAEGSKIVVGEILKVLKEADWEPCLHWKSMPTEFAEDSPYDLVAADGKTTLNPSDWTYHMENQWD from the exons atggcGGGACCGGCGAGGCCTCAATTCGTTCTTTTCGGATCCTCCATTGTCCAAATGTGCTTCGGCCATGGTGGTTGGGGTGCCGCTCTCGCTGAAATCTATGCTCGCAAG GCAGACATTGTGCTGCGAGGGTATTTTGGGTGGAACTCACGACGTGCTCTCCAGGTCCTTGATCAGGTTTTTCCGAAG GATGCTGCTCTACAGCCTTCCTTGGTGATAGTTTATTTCGGCGGTAACGATTCAATGGGGCCTCACTCATCTGGCCTTGGCCCTCATGTACCACTTCCTGAATACATTGAGAACATGAGAAAGATTGTGACTCATCTCCAG AGCCTTTCAAAGCAAACACGCATTATTGTTTTAAGTAGTCCTCCTGTCAATGAGGCCAAGATTCGTGAAAACAAAAG TGAGTTTGTAAGTGAGGTTGTTAGGACAAATGAGTTATGCCAGAGTTACTCAGAAGCTTGTATAGAGCTGTGCCAAGAAATGAGTGTGAAGGTTGTCGATCTTTTTACTGCACTTCAGAAAAGAGATGATTGGATGGAAGCTTGCTTCAC AGATGGGATTCATTTATCAGCTGAAGGGAGCAAGATAGTTGTTGGGGAGATACTGAAGGTTCTCAAGGAAGCTGACTGGGAGCCATGTCTACACTGGAAGTCTATGCCGACAGAATTTGCTGAGGATTCCCCATATGATCTTGTCGCTGCTGATGGAAAGACAACCTTGAATCCCTCGGACTGGACATACCACATGGAGAATCAGTGGGACTAG
- the LOC121247491 gene encoding protein FAR1-RELATED SEQUENCE 5-like, which translates to MEKGEECTSTRRSLFFSESSNYMDPPNVRDDEVVIDNHGVMLENDDDDVVLEPMLGNNDDGVSEPTSGNDDDGVSEPTPGNDEDGISEPTPGMFFKTKKELIYYYKQYGRQAGFGIMTQRSKSENDGSVRYITLGCARGGKARKRITNISKPRPTTKTDCKARINAVLADGVLRITTVCNAHNHGLSPQKARFFRCNRAIDDSVKRQLDINDKAGIGMAKSFNALVVEAGGFEKLPFIEKDARNYIDKARHLRLGKGGADALRGYFERMQYKNDGFYSSMDLNDNGRLKNVFWADARSRAAYDYFGDIVTFDTTYLTNRYGMPFAPFVGVNHHGQSILLGAGLISSKNTETFVWLFDTWLKCMDGRAPKAIITDQDRAMKNAIAIVFPNTRHRYCLWHIMRKLPEKLGSHTEFKSGLKSALQRCVYDSQTSDEFEKSLEVFINTYNLKENAWLQSLYSERMYWVPVYLKNTFWAGMSTTQRSESMNAFFDGYVHSGTMLKEFVDQFDNALRKKVENEMATDFHSFNCTVPCITHLPVEKKFQAVYTNSKFKEVQSEVMGIIYSHCVVIKTEGAITTYQVNDQRVVEDGIKKSTLQAYFNEDECEAKCMCGLFEMRGIICRHILSIFAARDVQVLPEKYIMERWRKDIKRRYALIRSSYDDLSGKPAASRYSGLIKLCFQVATNACESEDNSLDMTQKLKAMNEIYTKLKPQATVASTHASIDAETGSSKKVLSPHVVRGKGRPPSKRRQPTIEKLQTKNKKASGKRQRNNAPSRTEDVLNPTESVILHDTPEAIVSQLPGTQQSVISQANFACPDPLDD; encoded by the exons ATGGAGAAAGGGGAAGAATGCACATCTACTAGGCGATCACTGTTTTTTTCCGAAAGCAGTAATTATATGGATCCCCCAAATGTGAGAGATGATGAGGTAGTGATTGATAATCATGGTGTAATGCtggagaatgatgatgatgatgtggtttTAGAGCCAATGCTAGGAAATAATGATGATGGAGTTTCAGAGCCAACATcgggaaatgatgatgatggggtttCGGAACCAACACCGGGAAATGATGAAGATGGGATTTCAGAGCCAACGCCGGGGATGTTTTTTAAAACTAAGAAAGAACTCATTTACTACTACAAGCAATATGGGAGACAGGCTGGATTTGGCATAATGACCCAAAGAAGTAAAAGTGAAAATGATGGGAGTGTTAGATATATAACACTTGGGTGTGCTCGTGGTGGTAAGGCAAGGAAACGTATTACCAACATTTCTAAACCACGCCCGACAACAAAGACTGATTGTAAGGCGAGAATTAATGCAGTTTTGGCTGATGGTGTCTTACGTATAACTACTGTTTGCAATGCACATAACCATGGGTTAAGTCCACAAAAGGCAAGATTTTTTAGATGTAATCGAGCAATTGATGATTCTGTGAAGAGGCAGTTAGATATTAACGACAAGGCAGGCATAGGTATGGCCAAAAGTTTTAACGCATTGGTTGTCGAGGCTGGTGGTTTTGAGAAACTTCCATTTATTGAAAAAGATGCAAGAAATTATATAGACAAGGCTCGCCACCTTAGACTTGGCAAAGGAGGTGCTGATGCACTTCGTGGTTATTTTGAGAGGATGCAGTATAAGAATGATGGGTTTTACTCATCGATGGATTTGAATGATAATGGTCgattaaaaaatgtcttttgggcCGATGCACGCAGCAGAGCAGCAtatgattattttggagatattgtgacatttgatacaacatacCTAACAAATAGATATGGCATGCCATTTGCTCCGTTTGTTGGTGTTAACCACCATGGACAGTCAATACTTTTGGGAGCAGGCTTGATATCAAGTAAAAATACTGAAacatttgtttggttatttgaCACTTGGTTGAAATGTATGGATGGGAGGGCGCCAAAAGCTATCATCACTGATCAAGACAGGgccatgaaaaatgctattgcAATAGTCTTTCCAAATACCCGGCATAGATACTGTTTGTGGCACATAATGAGAAAACTACCAGAGAAGTTGGGCTCACATACTGAATTTAAGAGTGGGTTGAAAAGTGCATTGCAGAGATGTGTTTATGATTCTCAGACTTCTGACGAGTTTGAGAAGTCTTTGGAGGTTTTTATTAACACTtacaatttgaaggaaaatgcaTGGCTTCAAAGTCTCTATAGTGAGCGAATGTATTGGGTTCCCgtatatttgaaaaatacattttgggcTGGGATGAGCACAACTCAGAGgagtgagagcatgaatgcctTTTTTGATGGATATGTTCATTCAGGGACTATGTTGAAAGAATTCGTTGATCAATTCGACAATGCACTGAGGAAGAAAGTAGAAAATGAGATGGCAACGGATTTCCACTCATTCAATTGCACAGTCCCTTGTATAACTCATTTACCTGTGGAGAAAAAATTCCAAGCAGTGTACAcgaattctaaatttaaggaaGTGCAGTCAGAAGTAATGGGAATTATCTACTCTCATTGTGTTGTCATAAAAACAGAAGGGGCAATTACCACGTATCAAGTTAATGACCAAAGGGTAGTTGAAGACGGCATCAAGAAGTCAACTTTGCAGGCGTACTTCAATGAAGATGAGTGTGAGGCAAAGTGCATGTGTGGACtatttgagatgagagggattATATGTAGGCACATTCTCTCAATTTTTGCTGCAAGGGATGTCCAAGTATTGCCAGAAAAATACATTATGGAGAGGTGGAGGAAGGACATTAAACGTAGATATGCTCTCATTCGAAGCAGTTACGATGACTTGAGTGGTAAACCAGCTGCTAGTCGGTACTCTGgtttgataaaattatgtttcCAAGTAGCTACAAATGCATGTGAAAGCGAAGATAATTCTTTGGACATGACACAAAAGCTAAAGGCGATGAATGAAATTTACACTAAATTGAAGCCTCAAGCCACAGTTGCAAGCACTCATGCTTCCATTGATGCCGAAACTGGAAGTTCGAAGAAAGTGTTGAGCCCTCATGTTGTCAGAGGCAAAGGCAGGCCGCCATCAAAGAGGAGACAACCTACAATAGAGAAGttacaaaccaaaaataaaaaggctaGTGGCAAGCGACAAAGAAATAAT GCCCCATCGCGGACGGAAGATGTATTAAACCCCACAGAATCAGTAATACTGCACGACACACCAGAAGCTATTGTTTCGCAACTACCTGGTACACAACAAAGCGTTATTTCTCAG GCGAACTTCGCATGTCCTGACCCTCTCGATGATTGA